From a region of the Triticum aestivum cultivar Chinese Spring chromosome 7D, IWGSC CS RefSeq v2.1, whole genome shotgun sequence genome:
- the LOC123170240 gene encoding uncharacterized protein isoform X1 (The sequence of the model RefSeq protein was modified relative to this genomic sequence to represent the inferred CDS: added 30 bases not found in genome assembly), with product MSPWKIQWHTPILSLSFPHKRVRLLPPSLSRRRRRRRANTDRSRAAMSGKYIIGSLVGSLGIAYVSDTIVSDKKIFGGTVCKTATDKEWFQATDAKFQAWPRVAGPPVIMNPISRQNFIVKDP from the exons CccattctctctctctccttcccccacAAGCGCGTGCGTCTCCTCCCTCCATCcctctcccggcggcggcggcggcggcgggcgaacaCCGACCGATCGCGAG CAGCAATGTCAGGCAAGTACATCATCGGTTCGCTGGTTGGATCCCTTGGCATTGCATATGTCTCCGACACCATCGTTTCCGACAAGAAGATCTTCGGAG GCACCGTCTGCAAGACGGCGACAGACAAGGAGTGGTTTCAGGCCACGGACGCCAAGTTCCAGGCCTGGCCCCGTGTCGCCGGGCCGCCGGTCATCATGAACCCCATCAGCCGCCAGAACTTCATCGTGAAGGACCCCTGA
- the LOC123170240 gene encoding uncharacterized protein isoform X2 (The sequence of the model RefSeq protein was modified relative to this genomic sequence to represent the inferred CDS: added 30 bases not found in genome assembly): protein MSPWKIQWHTPILSLSFPHKRVRLLPPSLSRRRRRRRANTDRSRAMSGKYIIGSLVGSLGIAYVSDTIVSDKKIFGGTVCKTATDKEWFQATDAKFQAWPRVAGPPVIMNPISRQNFIVKDP from the exons CccattctctctctctccttcccccacAAGCGCGTGCGTCTCCTCCCTCCATCcctctcccggcggcggcggcggcggcgggcgaacaCCGACCGATCGCGAG CAATGTCAGGCAAGTACATCATCGGTTCGCTGGTTGGATCCCTTGGCATTGCATATGTCTCCGACACCATCGTTTCCGACAAGAAGATCTTCGGAG GCACCGTCTGCAAGACGGCGACAGACAAGGAGTGGTTTCAGGCCACGGACGCCAAGTTCCAGGCCTGGCCCCGTGTCGCCGGGCCGCCGGTCATCATGAACCCCATCAGCCGCCAGAACTTCATCGTGAAGGACCCCTGA